The following nucleotide sequence is from Salvia splendens isolate huo1 chromosome 2, SspV2, whole genome shotgun sequence.
TTGCTTGTAATATGAAGACATTCTTCTTATTTATCAGCTTTGGAGGTTGAGTTTACAAAATCACAGATAATTGCTGCAATTCCTGGAACGTTCTTTTGCGCGTGGTATGCTAAACAGAAGCATTGGCTAGCTAACAATATCTTGGGGCTTGCCTTCTCCATTCAGGTTATAACAGTATAACTGATAATATTTTAGCTTGGTGCATCCGACTTATTATATAAATTGAATTCTAGCTGATGCACATTGAACCTTAGAGCTCttgaatcattttatttttaaactagCTTTCTTACCATTTtcgtttatatttttttctacaTAACAATTTCAGGGAATTGAAATGCTTTCACTTGGTTCATTCAAGACTGGTGCTATTCTATTGGTAAGATattaatgttttataatatGACACTCACATAAACTACCTAGCGTAGGTCCATTGCTTTATGAGCTGAGAGGGAGTttttggatatattttttttgacaGTTTTCTCCATTTTTTCTCCACTTAATGGTTAAATTCTGCCAATGACAGGCTGGTCTTTTTGTGTATGACATATTCTGGGTTTTTTTCACCCCAGTTATGGTCAGTGTTGCGAAATCTTTTGATGCCCCAATAAAGGTGCATGCTTCAACTCTATGATATACCTTACCTGGCATTGCCTTGTTCCTTGTGAAAACTCAGAAATTTTCAGTATAATGAATCTTGCTTTGCTCATTGCAGCTTTTGTTCCCTACAGCAGATTCTACTCGCCCATTTTCAATGTTAGGACTTGGTGATATAGTGATTCCTGGTATGAACTTTTTTACTTCCAGTTTTAGATTTTATGATTTGGAGCACCTTTTCGCTTTTATCCACTGGTAGTGTGTCATTTAATAGCCATCAGAACTGCACATGAGTAGAATATCATCACCATGTCCTTTGTCATTAACTAGTGAATGGTGCGTGTGATGCATGTAAAAAACAAgatatttgtatatatttggTGCGTCATTTTTGCATGTCTCATCTGGATAGATTGCTTGGTACATTGAGCAGTGTTGTTAAAAACACGCTCGGGGCGCGGGTCCCCAGGGTCGAGGCCGGCTTCCCCCCTACATGGGTGAGCCGAGCGAGATATGTGGGGTGCAGTCGGGGTGTGATCGGGGCGGTCGGGGCGCGCCTGGGGCGGTGGTGGCGAGTGGAGCGACGAAGGGGGCGATTCGTTTTTTTGTAAAGAGAGAGGAAGCTGaaatcttttctttttattagtattttaatacTATGAAGTCCTTCTTTTGATAAAATCTAGGCACCCATCACCGCCTCTTTTTACCTCTAATCATTTCCACTTTtgtataatattaatatattattattgccaactttcatctttcctcaaaatgaattaattataaaattcattttaattatcaaaacaAGTAAATAGACTATAATTCCTTCAATAATAATTTTCTACCCAATGTCaagattgaaattaaaattttttttcttcctgtTATGTAAGTATaagtatttatatattagtgaattatatttaatcattattattactaatatataattaataaataattttgcgcGCCGATTCGTGGGTCCCTCGCCCCGCGACCCGGGGTCCAGCCTCATTGCCCCGGACcgacccgcgaccctaacaacactgacaTTGAGTATTCTTCCTTTGTTCAATTGGTAGCCGTTCTTCATGTATGACTGAATTACACTCTAGATGAATCAGTTGTTTGCTTTGGCATATACTTTTCAGGGATTTTTGTAGCATTAGCTCTAAGATATGATGTCTCCAGAGGGAAGGACAGCCAATATTTTAAGAGTGCTTTCCTAGGATATACAGCTGGTCTGGTTGCCACTATCATCGTAATGAACTGGTTTCAAGCTGCACAAGTGAGTAATCTTCTTGAAGAGACTGGATACTTCCCCAAAAGATCCTCGTTTGTTATATTTCCTAATCCGTGTTATTCAATTCTAATTATTTCTCCAGCCTGCTCTGTTGTATATTGTGCCCGGTGTCATTGGATTTTTGGCTGCACACTGTATATGGAATGGTGAAGTCAAACCCGTAAGTCAATTCTTCTTttttagtattttcttttaatacAATATCATATACCCACCATAATGTTTCTGCTGGAGGTATAGaaccgtcccaataaatatgaaacatttgtttttcggcacgagattttattcAGTGTTGTTATATGAGTTaatgaagtaagagagaaaaaaagtagtgATGGTGtagtttctattttagaaaacatttcatttttaatgggacaaagggagtatatgAAATTTCCTTGATTTAAATGATTGGATTGAAGCATTATTAAATGGGATGATATGAGTTCCAACTTTATATCCACCAaactatctatctatctatctatatcTGTTGATTGTAGTTTTGTTTTCTTGAAAACTCTGGTTATATTCTCATAATGTAACTGATTTAATGCAGTTGTTGGCATTTGATGAATCAAAATCAAAGGCTGAAGAGACTGATGAAGACTCTAACAAGAAAGCAGACTGAGACGCGGTAAGTAGACGAGGTGCAACGTTAGTAGTCGACTAACTTGGAAACGGATTGTTGTACCTGATTTTTGTCATTAGTTAAAATCATATTAGCCCCTCCCGTCCCGTCCCGTCCCTGTCCCGTCCCTCCCCGGCCGATATAGTAAGATTTTTAATGTGTATCGATAACCAGATTCTGTTGAGACCTTTTAGATATGATATGATCTATATATGGTTTGGGAATACAACAAAGGAAAAGCAAAAGAAAACGTTATGTGTCTTTATGTATATTTGTTTTTGCtttcatttgattcattttcttgATATGATAGATTGAACTATAATGAAACTACAAAGAAATTGTCATTTCATTAGTGTCTTTATCTCGTTCTTACTTTTATTGTACAACCCTTATTTCATTGCATCATATTGGCCTATGTATTTTTATGAGTTGTAGTGTTGCACTCCTGCGATCGCGATCGCGATCGATCCtgttctttttattttaacaaATGCAAGTATCATCCctattttaataagaaaaattgttttttatacttggaaaatatatttatttttatttttataaatttttaatatttataataatattatatatttaaataagaGTCAACTACAAAAATATGTGATGGATTTAATTTAGTACTAAATCAAATCTTAAAGCATCTCTAAGGGAAAGGGTTAGTGCTGGgaaaataaaccaaaatacCGCATttaccgtatcgaaaaaataccgaaaatattgaattttcggtataccgtaccgacagttttaggtacggtaaaggtatgcattttgtatataccgcggtataccgcgttaTACCTCATCATACCGCTACCgcaaatttacggtatataccgcaaatttacggtatataccgcaaataacacggtatactgcaaatacggtatataccgcaattgcggtatataccggaaatcacggtataccgcggtataccgcatattgcggaataccgaaatcacggtacgatataccgacaaaagcggtacggtaacgatatctaaattttggtataccgacttttcggtataccacaattgcggtataccgacaaaagcggtacggtaaaggtatggtttttggtcataccgcacggtacggtatgcggtatggccatttcggcgcggtataccgtaccgttccaaccctagaAAGGGTAAATGAagaggtaaagagaaataattatcatatttacctctttttttataaaatttcatgctccaaTGGAAAGGGTATTTGAGGAGGTATTAAGATAACTTTACCTCTTCTTCatagaaaaagtaaaaagttagttatttttgtttgcaTTTTTAATTTACCTTCTTTCCTTTCCTTGGAGTCCATTAGAGCATCCCCGAAGGAAGAGGTAAAGTCATATAACTAgtatatttacctttttttcatgaaaaattatTCTCCAAAGGGAGATgtatttgagaatgtattatacattttcctattttgaagaggtatctttacctctcctTCAATAAAGAGGTAAAAAATGATTTAGCTTTATATTTTttacactttatattttttaatccaTTTTGTATTACACTTTATATAAAGGTAAAAAATGATTTACCTTTATATTTTTTacctttatatttttttacacTCCAAAgggagaggtatttgagaaggtattacattttatgttttttaatgcattttttattattattttattttaaaaaaaatgatttacctttctatatatcATTTTCCTTTGGAATGTGTTATTTTTTGGaagggtatatttcactttatGAGAAGGTAAATAGATAATATACATCTTTTATTTACCTCTCCTTGTTGGAGATGCTTttactttttaagaaggtatactaacctttttgagaaggtaaatgagaaatatactTTTTCAATATACCTTTCTCTCTTGGATATGCTCTTATAGGATAACTTTTGTAACAACTGTttgccattaggagtctcatttgagttcgacacgagttttacaAAGTATAAAGTAAAGTGgatagaaaaagatagtggaatgtgagatctatttttatatattagtttcataataaaatattaggagAATGAATTAGTGAAAAGTGTGGTCTGTTTACAATAAAAGTGAATCGCGAATTCTAATAGCGAACATGTTAAAATAGTCACCTGGGAGTCTAATGGCATGCGGATAGAGTATTACTAAATCTACCAATTTACTCTTTGAAATCTCTCAGCAtgtacttgttatttgaagttTCATAAATAAagcaattatttttataatattctaTTGCGCCTTTTTGGGATAATTTATTTTACATAATAAATTTGTGCATCTTTTTATTAACAACcgcaaattatataaaaatcatcAGTTGTGTTTTATAGGTCATgacagaagaagaaaaaaaaaattctatttgtACATCTACCTCTAttctattatatttatatattatacacACATTCCCCAAATTCACGAAATACGATAACATAGTTGATATTTATGGAACAAAAAGTTTACCCAATTTAGATGTGAAGACTATAAGTTTTTATAGGGgtggtaggtacggtataccttaccgaaaccaccataccgtataccttaccgcaAATTCGATATGCGAACAAATCATAtctttaccttaccaaaattttcggcataccgaacttcggtataccttattttcggtatatcgaacttcggtatactttattttcggtatgaccaATTTCCATACCGATGCAGTAcctcatttttggtataccgtaccaaagttcggtataccttactttcaacatcaatgaaaatagataatttgagtttttagaatattatttatattttattttaaaaaaaatatatattacatatattttattcataattatatttatatttcacaaaaaattttataattttaaaaatatataaaatatattttatactatactattaaatttatattttacggtatataccttaatttacggtacataccgaacttcggtatgaagcggtataccgcggtatatgaaaattcatactgttaccttaccgaaagatttcggtttcggtaaggtattaTACCGTACCAAAAATCACGGTATatcaaaaattcggtattttcgatattttttcgatacgataaggccagtatttcggtatttcggtatttttccccagccctagttTTTATCATATTAGAATCTTAAACCACTTTTCTTGTTGTCAAAGGT
It contains:
- the LOC121792050 gene encoding signal peptide peptidase-like — encoded protein: MKNHERLANLALAGLTLAPLVVKVDPNLNVILTACLTVYVGCYRSVKPTPPSETMSNEHAMRFPLVGSAMLLSLFLLFKFLSKDLVNAVLTCYFFVLGIAALGATLLPEIKGFLPKPWNDNIITLRFPYFQSLEVEFTKSQIIAAIPGTFFCAWYAKQKHWLANNILGLAFSIQGIEMLSLGSFKTGAILLAGLFVYDIFWVFFTPVMVSVAKSFDAPIKLLFPTADSTRPFSMLGLGDIVIPGIFVALALRYDVSRGKDSQYFKSAFLGYTAGLVATIIVMNWFQAAQPALLYIVPGVIGFLAAHCIWNGEVKPLLAFDESKSKAEETDEDSNKKAD